The following coding sequences are from one Marinoscillum sp. 108 window:
- the kynU gene encoding kynureninase: MTYQNTPDFAKTQDQKDPLSRFRKEYHIPKKNNKEVIYFCGNSLGLQPKRTESFIQNELQSWKEHGVEGHFDGDRPWAEYHHFSKKSLARLVGGLEEEVVCMNNLTTNLHLLLASFYQPDGKRVKVMIEGGAFPSDHYAVESHMEHLGVSPKEHLIVLQPADGKTFRTEEITEAILKRGDELALILFPGVQYYSGQYFDMKAISETAHQVGAFAGFDLAHAMGNLPMNLHDENIDFAAWCSYKYLNSGPGGVSGIFIHQRHCSDPNFPKLKGWWGHDHNTRFNMDNQFVPNPGVDAWMLSNSNVISTAAHHASLELFDEAGMEALRKKSLSLTGYLEYLLSSGDLISRNIDILTPTDPEARGCQLSVFIAKNGKQIYDGLIAQGVILDWREPNVIRVAPTPMYNTFSEVYEFCQILKALIIIYGA; this comes from the coding sequence ATGACTTATCAAAACACCCCGGATTTTGCGAAAACGCAAGATCAAAAAGACCCACTGAGCAGGTTTAGAAAAGAGTATCATATTCCTAAAAAGAATAACAAAGAGGTTATTTATTTCTGTGGGAATTCTCTCGGGCTACAGCCAAAAAGAACTGAAAGTTTTATCCAAAACGAGCTCCAGTCCTGGAAAGAGCATGGTGTGGAAGGGCACTTTGATGGGGATAGGCCCTGGGCCGAGTATCACCATTTTTCCAAGAAATCCCTGGCTCGACTGGTGGGTGGCCTGGAAGAAGAGGTGGTCTGCATGAATAACCTGACTACCAATCTGCATTTGCTATTGGCTTCCTTTTACCAACCTGATGGCAAGCGGGTGAAAGTCATGATTGAAGGTGGGGCGTTCCCCTCGGATCATTATGCCGTGGAGTCTCACATGGAGCACCTGGGGGTCAGCCCCAAAGAACATTTAATTGTACTCCAACCTGCCGATGGTAAAACATTCAGAACCGAGGAAATCACTGAGGCCATCCTGAAACGTGGTGATGAACTGGCCTTGATCCTGTTTCCCGGTGTACAGTATTACTCGGGGCAGTACTTCGATATGAAAGCCATTTCCGAAACCGCCCATCAGGTAGGAGCCTTTGCGGGATTTGACCTGGCACACGCCATGGGTAACCTGCCTATGAACCTTCATGATGAAAACATTGATTTCGCGGCATGGTGCAGCTATAAATACCTCAATTCGGGGCCTGGAGGTGTTTCAGGCATCTTCATTCATCAGCGGCATTGTTCTGATCCAAATTTTCCAAAATTAAAGGGTTGGTGGGGCCACGACCATAACACCCGATTCAACATGGATAACCAGTTTGTGCCCAACCCCGGAGTGGATGCCTGGATGTTGAGCAATAGCAACGTGATCTCCACTGCGGCTCATCATGCGTCATTAGAACTATTCGATGAAGCAGGAATGGAAGCACTTCGGAAAAAAAGCCTTTCCCTAACCGGATACCTGGAATACCTGCTGTCTTCAGGTGACCTCATTAGCAGAAACATTGACATTCTCACCCCGACCGACCCAGAAGCCAGAGGATGTCAGCTCTCGGTATTTATCGCCAAAAATGGAAAACAGATTTACGATGGACTGATCGCCCAGGGGGTGATCCTGGACTGGCGGGAACCTAATGTGATCCGAGTGGCGCCCACGCCTATGTACAACACGTTCAGTGAAGTCTACGAATTTTGTCAAATACTCAAGGCCCTCATCATCATTTATGGAGCATAA
- a CDS encoding 3-hydroxyanthranilate 3,4-dioxygenase, with protein sequence MAIQRPFNLQEWIDNNRDLLKPPVGNKNLYADAGDYIVMIVGGPNARKDFHYNETEELFFQLEGDIIVKIQEDGQAVDIPIKAGEMFLLPAKVPHSPIRSEGSVGLVIERKRKPEHTDGLMWFCDACNHKLHDTYFHLTNIEKDFLPRFREFYNAEEKRTCPNCGSIMQTDQRFTD encoded by the coding sequence ATGGCAATTCAAAGACCCTTTAATCTGCAGGAATGGATAGACAATAACCGTGACCTGCTGAAACCGCCGGTGGGTAATAAAAACCTCTATGCCGATGCGGGTGATTACATTGTAATGATCGTGGGTGGCCCGAATGCCAGAAAAGACTTTCACTACAATGAAACCGAGGAGTTGTTCTTCCAGCTGGAAGGCGACATCATCGTGAAAATACAGGAAGATGGGCAGGCAGTAGATATTCCGATCAAAGCCGGAGAGATGTTCCTCCTCCCTGCCAAAGTGCCCCATTCGCCCATTCGATCAGAAGGATCTGTCGGGCTGGTCATAGAGCGAAAAAGAAAACCAGAGCACACGGATGGACTGATGTGGTTTTGTGATGCGTGCAATCACAAGCTACACGACACTTACTTTCATCTGACGAACATCGAAAAGGACTTTCTACCCCGATTCAGAGAGTTTTATAATGCCGAAGAGAAGAGAACGTGCCCCAATTGTGGAAGCATAATGCAAACTGACCAGAGATTTACAGACTAA
- a CDS encoding SDR family oxidoreductase — protein MNLNLNSKYALVCGGSKGIGAAIAEALAAEGAKVILVARNEEELQAQLSNLKGTGHTSVVADLSRQGDVDRLAQHIREKQVDIVVNNTGGPPPGPVSEATWEDFERAFSMHLHASHQLMQAALPAMKEKGFGRFINVISTSVKIPITGLGVSNTTRGAMASWAKTLSNEVAPHGITVNNILPGAVETTRLEAIISNTAEKKGISEEQTAAAMRSGIPAGRFGQPDELGALAAFLASDKASYITGVSIPVDGGRTGSL, from the coding sequence ATGAACCTGAATCTAAATAGCAAATATGCACTGGTGTGTGGAGGATCTAAGGGAATAGGAGCGGCAATCGCCGAAGCCCTGGCTGCAGAGGGTGCAAAAGTGATTTTGGTAGCCCGCAATGAAGAGGAACTCCAGGCTCAGCTCAGCAACCTGAAAGGTACTGGTCATACCAGCGTTGTGGCAGACCTGTCCCGGCAGGGAGATGTGGATCGCTTGGCCCAGCACATTCGTGAAAAGCAGGTGGATATAGTGGTGAATAACACCGGTGGGCCACCTCCGGGTCCGGTTTCTGAGGCTACCTGGGAGGATTTTGAGCGGGCTTTCAGCATGCACCTGCATGCTAGTCACCAACTCATGCAAGCGGCATTGCCAGCCATGAAAGAAAAAGGTTTCGGAAGGTTCATCAATGTCATTTCCACCAGCGTGAAAATCCCCATTACGGGGCTTGGTGTGAGTAATACCACGCGTGGTGCGATGGCCTCATGGGCCAAGACCCTCTCGAATGAAGTGGCTCCCCATGGGATTACAGTGAATAATATACTGCCAGGCGCTGTGGAAACCACCAGACTGGAGGCCATTATTAGTAATACAGCTGAGAAAAAAGGCATCTCTGAAGAGCAAACTGCAGCGGCCATGCGGAGCGGTATTCCTGCCGGCAGGTTCGGACAACCTGACGAGTTGGGAGCGCTGGCAGCTTTTCTGGCTTCGGACAAGGCTTCGTATATCACCGGGGTGAGCATTCCTGTAGACGGAGGACGAACTGGATCATTATAA
- a CDS encoding aldehyde dehydrogenase yields the protein MIVIDNFIGGEFHKPKSGQYLDNINPAVGEVFAKIANSSAKDLEVAVSAASGAFHEWSRKTLAQRSKILHRLADLIDENLEALARAESQDNGKPVALARRVDIPRAAANFRFFASAIINESTEAHVMEGHAVNYTRRAPLGVVGCISPWNLPLYLFTWKIAPALAAGNCVIAKPSEVTPYTAFLLCQLANEAGLPPGVLNVLHGRGAEIGQLLVDHAEVKAISFTGGTQTGRIIGQAAARQFKKVSLELGGKNPVVVFDDCNFEEAVQTTVESSFTNQGEICLCGSRIFIQKGIYEQFKAAFVERVKALKVGDPATEVDLGALVSHDHLEKVDSYVSKARTDGGKVLAGGSRITLMNGYYYEPTVIEGLDEYCQINQEEVFGPVVTLMPFSDEADVISKANSTPYGLAAVIWTENLKRAHAVAHQIKSGIIWINCWMLRDLRTPFGGMKSSGVGREGGSEALRFFTEPQNICVKL from the coding sequence ATGATAGTCATAGATAATTTCATTGGTGGCGAGTTTCACAAACCTAAAAGCGGTCAGTACCTGGACAACATCAACCCGGCTGTGGGGGAGGTCTTCGCGAAGATTGCCAACTCATCTGCCAAAGATCTTGAAGTGGCGGTGAGCGCCGCGTCAGGAGCTTTTCACGAGTGGTCGCGAAAGACGCTGGCCCAGCGCTCCAAAATTCTTCACAGACTGGCTGATTTGATAGATGAAAATCTGGAAGCCCTGGCCAGGGCTGAGAGCCAGGACAATGGCAAACCGGTTGCTCTGGCCAGGAGGGTAGATATCCCCCGGGCAGCAGCCAATTTTCGGTTTTTTGCTTCGGCGATCATCAATGAATCTACCGAAGCTCATGTCATGGAAGGCCATGCGGTCAATTATACAAGGCGGGCTCCACTGGGGGTGGTTGGGTGTATCTCACCATGGAACCTGCCGCTTTATTTATTTACCTGGAAAATAGCACCGGCGCTGGCCGCCGGAAATTGCGTGATCGCCAAGCCCTCAGAAGTCACGCCATACACTGCTTTTTTACTATGTCAACTAGCTAATGAAGCTGGATTGCCACCTGGGGTATTGAATGTGCTGCATGGCAGGGGAGCTGAGATTGGCCAGTTGCTGGTAGATCATGCAGAGGTAAAAGCCATTTCCTTTACGGGAGGCACTCAGACAGGTCGTATCATTGGTCAGGCTGCGGCCAGACAATTCAAGAAAGTGTCTCTGGAGCTCGGGGGCAAGAACCCTGTAGTGGTATTCGATGACTGCAACTTTGAAGAAGCGGTGCAAACTACCGTCGAAAGTTCTTTTACCAACCAGGGGGAGATTTGCCTTTGCGGATCACGAATTTTTATTCAGAAGGGAATTTATGAGCAGTTCAAGGCGGCCTTTGTGGAGCGGGTGAAAGCACTCAAAGTAGGTGATCCAGCTACAGAGGTGGATCTTGGCGCATTGGTATCCCACGATCATTTAGAAAAAGTAGACTCCTATGTGAGCAAAGCCAGAACAGATGGTGGGAAAGTGCTGGCGGGTGGAAGCCGAATCACTTTGATGAATGGCTACTATTATGAGCCCACGGTCATCGAGGGGCTGGATGAATACTGTCAGATCAATCAGGAGGAGGTTTTTGGGCCGGTGGTGACACTCATGCCATTCTCTGATGAAGCGGATGTGATCAGCAAGGCCAATTCCACACCGTATGGATTAGCGGCCGTGATTTGGACGGAGAACCTGAAGCGTGCCCATGCGGTGGCGCATCAGATCAAATCCGGAATTATATGGATCAACTGTTGGATGCTCCGTGACCTGAGAACCCCATTTGGAGGGATGAAATCATCAGGCGTCGGGCGCGAAGGGGGAAGTGAGGCTTTGCGGTTTTTCACCGAACCACAAAATATCTGCGTGAAACTATAG
- a CDS encoding dipeptidase — MLNFSKLLLLTLLAFACAKPAEVKKAVADMTDEEVMAYATALAKQNIIVDGHVDLPYRMEVKGFMLKKKVEDVSVETEGNFDYPKAKEGGLDAPFMSIYIPSSYYVKGGAKAFADSLIEMTQNVATAFPDKFALANTPADIQANFDKGLISLPLGMENGAPIEDDLANVEYFFNKGIRYITLTHSIDNQISDSSYDTTYTWNGVSPFGEQVIAEMNRLGIMVDISHVTDSAFYDALRLSKAPLIASHSSCRKFTPGFHRNMSDQMIKDLAAKGGVIHINFGSTFLSKESRDKYDAMDSVMTNYRAETGLSRSDSAYKAFAKKYSEDNDVYADVKIVADHIDNVVEIAGIDFVGFGSDFDGVGDSLPKGLKDVSMFPNVIYELLKRGYTEEDIAKICYQNTFRVWNEVIKTAESIQGI, encoded by the coding sequence ATGTTGAATTTCTCCAAATTATTGCTACTCACACTCCTTGCTTTTGCCTGCGCAAAGCCTGCGGAGGTTAAAAAGGCCGTAGCTGACATGACCGACGAGGAGGTCATGGCCTATGCGACAGCATTGGCCAAACAAAATATTATTGTGGATGGCCATGTGGACCTTCCCTATCGCATGGAAGTGAAGGGCTTCATGCTCAAGAAAAAGGTGGAAGACGTGTCCGTGGAGACAGAGGGCAACTTTGACTACCCGAAGGCCAAAGAAGGCGGGCTGGATGCACCCTTTATGTCGATCTACATACCCTCATCTTATTATGTCAAAGGTGGAGCCAAAGCGTTTGCGGATTCGCTCATAGAGATGACACAAAATGTAGCGACTGCTTTTCCGGACAAGTTTGCCCTGGCCAATACACCGGCTGATATCCAGGCCAATTTTGACAAGGGGCTCATTTCCCTGCCTTTGGGTATGGAAAATGGCGCACCTATTGAGGACGACCTGGCCAATGTGGAGTATTTCTTCAACAAGGGAATCCGGTACATCACGCTTACCCACTCTATAGACAACCAGATCAGTGATTCGTCTTACGACACTACATACACCTGGAATGGTGTGAGCCCGTTTGGAGAGCAGGTAATCGCCGAAATGAATCGCTTGGGCATCATGGTGGACATTTCTCACGTGACAGACAGTGCTTTCTATGATGCACTCAGACTGAGCAAAGCTCCGTTGATTGCTTCGCATTCATCTTGCAGAAAGTTCACACCTGGATTTCACAGAAACATGTCCGATCAGATGATCAAAGACCTGGCGGCTAAAGGTGGGGTGATCCACATCAACTTTGGCTCAACATTCCTGTCAAAGGAGTCCAGGGATAAATATGATGCCATGGATTCTGTGATGACCAATTACCGTGCTGAGACCGGGCTTTCGAGAAGTGATTCTGCCTATAAAGCTTTTGCTAAAAAATACTCAGAGGACAATGACGTGTATGCAGACGTGAAAATCGTGGCTGATCACATCGATAATGTGGTGGAGATCGCAGGCATCGATTTTGTGGGCTTTGGTTCTGATTTTGATGGCGTGGGCGACAGCCTGCCAAAGGGCCTCAAAGATGTATCGATGTTTCCCAATGTGATCTATGAATTATTGAAAAGAGGATATACAGAGGAGGACATAGCCAAGATCTGCTATCAAAATACTTTCCGTGTGTGGAATGAAGTGATTAAAACGGCTGAGTCTATTCAGGGGATTTAA
- a CDS encoding carboxypeptidase-like regulatory domain-containing protein has protein sequence MTVSALVAQSDTPVKRNIIQFTGVVFAPDSNSVIPGVHVYVPTAGRGTTTNPYGFFSLPVLEGDSLVFSAVGFKRQFYIVPEHKESTSLKVLITMQEDVTLLSEVEVFPYPTEAMFKEAILSLETPYQKQYNNLNAWLSSDYMSSAYADLPASPNANHQYYMQMQMQAIQNKYQTPQNNLLNPWAWSKFINSLKKGN, from the coding sequence TTGACCGTCAGCGCATTGGTGGCTCAGTCGGATACTCCAGTCAAAAGGAACATCATCCAATTTACCGGAGTGGTCTTTGCACCCGACAGTAACTCCGTGATCCCCGGAGTACACGTATACGTACCCACAGCCGGTCGCGGGACTACTACCAACCCATACGGTTTTTTCTCCCTCCCTGTTCTGGAAGGAGACAGTCTGGTCTTTAGTGCTGTAGGGTTTAAGCGTCAATTCTATATTGTGCCTGAGCATAAGGAAAGCACCAGCCTGAAAGTACTCATCACCATGCAAGAAGATGTGACGCTGCTGAGTGAGGTGGAAGTTTTTCCCTATCCCACAGAAGCCATGTTTAAAGAGGCCATTCTTTCTCTGGAGACGCCCTATCAAAAGCAATATAACAACCTGAATGCCTGGCTTTCGAGTGACTACATGAGCAGCGCCTATGCTGATCTGCCAGCCAGTCCCAATGCCAACCACCAGTATTATATGCAGATGCAAATGCAGGCCATTCAGAATAAATATCAGACCCCTCAAAACAACCTGCTCAATCCCTGGGCCTGGTCTAAGTTTATAAACTCCCTCAAAAAGGGAAACTGA
- a CDS encoding metalloregulator ArsR/SmtB family transcription factor, with the protein MRLKNFSLNYGTQIFKAFGDEARVRIIHLLFKNDELAVSDLEAILDYTQTKTSRHIGYLKNSGLVNATKKDQWVFYSIKDEVYDMVSQIFDFLNKDLQLQRDQEVYNTMNSNRELAINKLAAKDYRK; encoded by the coding sequence ATGCGATTAAAGAATTTTAGTCTAAACTACGGCACTCAGATTTTCAAGGCCTTTGGAGACGAAGCGAGAGTCAGGATTATTCACTTGTTATTCAAGAATGATGAGCTGGCTGTCTCTGATCTGGAGGCCATCCTGGACTATACACAGACGAAAACCTCGCGCCATATTGGTTATCTGAAAAATTCCGGGCTGGTCAACGCAACAAAAAAGGATCAGTGGGTCTTTTATAGTATCAAAGACGAAGTTTACGACATGGTTTCGCAGATATTTGATTTTCTCAATAAGGATCTTCAGCTTCAGCGAGATCAGGAAGTCTACAATACCATGAATTCCAACAGGGAGCTGGCGATTAACAAGTTAGCCGCAAAAGATTATAGGAAATAA
- a CDS encoding YjjG family noncanonical pyrimidine nucleotidase, translating into MKFTHIFFDLDHTLWDYDLNARKVLSDLYQQFELQREIVFGPERFTEVFFKTNDTLWQQYNQGNIDRDEIRTQRFRKVMAKCGAPDFEKTEEMSEYFLFNCPRQKATIADATMILDYLSKRYHLSVVTNGFDDVQSIKLEACGLDKYFSHVFTSETTGHKKPSREIFDHAVKEVNAHVSTTLMIGDNHSTDIIGARNAGITPLLYNPKGLVKSDCQLQIKTLSELMRLL; encoded by the coding sequence ATGAAATTCACCCATATTTTTTTTGACCTGGACCATACGCTTTGGGACTATGACCTCAATGCCCGCAAGGTGCTCAGTGATTTGTATCAGCAGTTTGAGCTGCAGCGAGAGATTGTTTTTGGACCGGAGCGTTTCACAGAAGTGTTCTTTAAAACCAATGACACACTCTGGCAACAATACAATCAGGGCAACATAGACCGGGACGAAATCAGAACCCAGCGATTCAGAAAGGTGATGGCGAAGTGTGGGGCGCCTGATTTTGAAAAGACCGAAGAGATGAGTGAGTATTTTTTATTCAATTGTCCTCGGCAAAAGGCCACCATAGCAGATGCCACTATGATTCTGGACTATCTGAGCAAGCGGTACCATCTGAGTGTGGTCACCAATGGTTTTGATGATGTGCAGTCCATTAAGCTGGAGGCTTGTGGCCTGGACAAGTATTTTTCGCATGTATTTACCTCTGAAACTACGGGTCATAAAAAGCCATCACGGGAGATTTTCGATCATGCCGTGAAGGAAGTCAATGCCCACGTGAGCACCACACTGATGATCGGCGACAATCATAGCACGGATATTATAGGTGCGAGAAACGCGGGGATCACTCCGCTCCTATACAATCCCAAGGGCCTGGTGAAGTCAGATTGTCAGCTACAAATCAAAACACTTTCAGAATTAATGAGATTACTATAA
- the pruA gene encoding L-glutamate gamma-semialdehyde dehydrogenase translates to MSKGNYYIPEPSNEPVLTYAPGTPEREELKKAVKLARKEERDIPMYIGGKEVRTGNKIKMSPPYDHKHVLGHFHEGDASHVEAAIKAALDAKEAWENLAWEQRASIFLKAADLLAGPYRAKINAATMLAQSKNAYQAEIDAACEFIDFLRFNAAFMQEIYMDQPESSPGIWNRLEYRPLEGFVFAITPFNFTAIAGNLPASAALMGNTVVWKPNYSQVYSAQVIMEVFKEAGLPDGVINMIYVDGPVAGDVVFNHPDFAGLHFTGSTAVFKHLWKTIGQNIDKYRSYPRVVGETGGKDFVIAHKSADPQEVAAGLIRGAFEFQGQKCSAASRAYIPSNIWEAVKKQMAADLKEISMGSPEDFSNFVNAVIDKKSFDKIAGYIDRAKKDTDVEVLFGGNYDDSVGYFIEPTVLLAKDPKYTTMCEEIFGPVLTVYVYDPEQYEETLTLVDQTSPYALTGAVFSKDRYAIELATKKLRNAAGNFYINDKPTGAVVGQQPFGGARGSGTNDKAGAGINLLRWVSARTIKETLVPPKSYRYPFLDQE, encoded by the coding sequence ATGTCTAAAGGAAACTACTACATACCAGAGCCCTCCAACGAACCGGTACTGACCTACGCCCCAGGTACACCGGAGCGTGAGGAATTGAAAAAGGCCGTGAAGCTGGCTCGGAAAGAAGAGCGCGATATCCCCATGTACATTGGCGGAAAGGAAGTGCGTACCGGCAATAAAATCAAAATGAGCCCTCCATATGACCATAAGCATGTTTTGGGTCATTTTCATGAAGGAGATGCTTCACACGTGGAGGCAGCCATCAAAGCTGCACTGGATGCCAAGGAGGCCTGGGAAAACCTGGCCTGGGAACAGAGAGCAAGTATTTTCCTGAAAGCTGCTGATTTGCTGGCAGGTCCTTACAGAGCTAAAATCAATGCAGCCACTATGCTGGCACAATCCAAAAATGCCTACCAGGCGGAGATCGACGCGGCGTGTGAGTTCATTGACTTTTTGAGATTCAATGCGGCATTCATGCAGGAGATCTACATGGATCAGCCTGAGTCTTCACCAGGTATCTGGAACCGACTGGAGTATCGTCCTCTGGAAGGGTTTGTTTTTGCCATTACACCTTTCAATTTCACTGCTATTGCTGGCAACCTGCCTGCGTCAGCAGCACTGATGGGCAACACAGTAGTTTGGAAACCCAACTACAGCCAGGTGTACTCAGCGCAAGTGATCATGGAAGTGTTCAAAGAAGCTGGTTTGCCGGATGGTGTGATCAACATGATTTATGTAGACGGACCAGTGGCCGGGGATGTGGTATTTAACCACCCGGATTTTGCCGGATTGCATTTTACCGGAAGTACGGCCGTATTTAAACACCTTTGGAAAACCATAGGTCAGAACATTGATAAATACCGCTCATACCCAAGGGTGGTTGGCGAAACTGGCGGAAAGGACTTTGTGATCGCGCATAAATCAGCGGATCCACAGGAAGTGGCAGCAGGACTGATCAGAGGTGCGTTTGAATTTCAGGGACAAAAGTGTAGTGCGGCTTCAAGAGCTTATATTCCTTCTAATATCTGGGAAGCGGTGAAAAAGCAAATGGCCGCTGACCTGAAGGAGATCAGCATGGGCAGTCCGGAAGATTTCTCCAATTTTGTGAATGCCGTGATCGACAAAAAATCATTTGACAAAATAGCTGGCTACATTGATCGGGCCAAAAAAGACACGGATGTAGAAGTACTTTTTGGAGGCAACTATGACGATTCAGTGGGTTACTTTATAGAGCCTACGGTTTTACTGGCCAAGGATCCAAAATACACGACCATGTGTGAGGAGATTTTTGGGCCGGTGCTGACGGTCTATGTGTATGACCCGGAACAGTATGAGGAGACCCTGACCCTGGTGGATCAGACATCACCTTATGCACTTACGGGAGCGGTTTTCTCCAAAGACAGGTATGCGATAGAACTGGCCACTAAAAAGCTCAGAAATGCCGCTGGCAATTTTTACATCAATGACAAGCCTACCGGAGCTGTAGTAGGGCAACAGCCATTTGGCGGAGCCAGAGGTTCGGGCACCAACGATAAGGCCGGTGCTGGTATCAACTTGCTGAGATGGGTAAGCGCCCGTACGATCAAGGAGACACTCGTACCACCAAAAAGTTACCGGTATCCATTTTTGGACCAGGAGTAA
- a CDS encoding SusF/SusE family outer membrane protein — protein MKKVLSNLIAPVVIMAALFSCEDEISNSFDVLDIAPVIDEVTPNGSVKIGSEFDIVIKAHDGESSPLASVSAKLKDADGNELATKSGTMSGTSGTFTWAAADFGSTALDTGDYTISVTVTDVANLSVSGDYSFIVFDLPFDATYPEMYIAGNFNSWGADALELVAANTWQITSTLDGGGWKFKNTPDWSDIDWGDSDCDGVMEVATGGGPDTNCGHTGESIITFNDKTLAYTVELVEPIAQNITGLYLVGSFNNFEGSDEYKFKLDSDNTWILAEVILKEGDVLKFAEAADLSKKNWGDNEPDGEADLFGSSIVLDNSYSQAYYKVTFNDATLAYQFDFVKFPSISIIGSATTGDDSGWGIDVKLRDFGNNSFRHAMGIYEGAFKFRQNESWDNQWGGFTFPSGTATKGGGDVSVSLAQEDTYIIMFNPSSGEVSFTATEIALIGSATGDDTWSTDINMTRDLLDPAVWTLNVDLVVGEAKIRTDETWDYNWGPDGYDTPANFNITEAGNYDVTININTGVASFEKN, from the coding sequence ATGAAGAAAGTATTATCTAACTTAATCGCACCGGTGGTTATTATGGCAGCCCTCTTCTCCTGTGAAGACGAGATCTCCAATAGCTTCGACGTGCTTGATATTGCTCCGGTCATTGATGAGGTGACCCCCAATGGAAGTGTAAAAATTGGGTCGGAGTTTGATATCGTTATTAAAGCCCATGATGGGGAGAGCTCTCCGCTTGCATCTGTTTCAGCTAAGCTGAAAGATGCTGACGGCAACGAACTGGCAACGAAAAGTGGTACCATGAGCGGAACATCAGGTACTTTCACCTGGGCCGCTGCGGATTTTGGATCCACTGCATTGGACACTGGTGACTATACCATTTCCGTAACAGTAACTGACGTGGCTAACTTATCGGTATCCGGAGACTATTCATTCATCGTTTTCGATTTGCCATTTGATGCCACCTATCCAGAAATGTACATCGCAGGAAACTTCAACAGTTGGGGGGCAGATGCGCTTGAACTTGTTGCTGCCAATACCTGGCAAATCACATCTACCTTAGATGGTGGTGGATGGAAATTCAAAAACACTCCAGACTGGTCAGATATCGACTGGGGGGATAGTGACTGTGATGGTGTAATGGAAGTAGCAACCGGCGGTGGCCCAGATACCAACTGTGGACATACAGGTGAGTCTATCATCACTTTCAACGATAAGACATTGGCATACACCGTGGAGTTGGTAGAGCCTATCGCACAAAACATTACCGGTCTTTATCTTGTAGGATCTTTCAATAACTTCGAAGGTTCAGATGAATACAAATTCAAATTAGATTCTGACAACACCTGGATACTTGCTGAAGTGATTCTCAAGGAAGGTGACGTGCTGAAGTTTGCAGAAGCTGCGGACCTGAGTAAGAAAAACTGGGGTGACAATGAGCCTGATGGCGAAGCTGATCTGTTTGGTAGCTCTATCGTATTGGACAATAGCTACTCTCAGGCCTATTATAAAGTCACCTTTAATGATGCAACGCTTGCTTATCAATTTGACTTTGTGAAATTCCCTTCCATCAGCATCATTGGTAGTGCTACTACAGGCGATGATTCCGGATGGGGAATCGATGTTAAATTGAGAGATTTTGGAAACAACTCGTTCCGTCACGCAATGGGTATTTATGAAGGCGCTTTCAAATTCAGACAGAATGAAAGCTGGGATAACCAGTGGGGTGGATTCACATTCCCTTCAGGTACGGCCACCAAAGGCGGTGGAGATGTGTCCGTTTCACTCGCTCAGGAAGATACCTATATTATCATGTTTAACCCTTCATCTGGCGAAGTGTCATTCACCGCAACTGAGATTGCACTGATCGGTAGCGCAACCGGAGATGATACATGGTCAACAGACATCAACATGACGAGAGATTTGCTCGATCCTGCTGTATGGACACTTAATGTAGATCTGGTAGTAGGTGAAGCCAAGATTAGAACAGATGAGACGTGGGATTATAACTGGGGACCTGACGGGTACGACACTCCAGCAAACTTCAACATCACTGAGGCTGGAAACTACGATGTAACTATTAACATCAATACTGGCGTGGCCTCTTTCGAGAAAAATTAA